One stretch of Chaetodon auriga isolate fChaAug3 chromosome 18, fChaAug3.hap1, whole genome shotgun sequence DNA includes these proteins:
- the mia3 gene encoding transport and Golgi organization protein 1 homolog isoform X2, producing MAAKHFYRQGFLLLLFNFISTAALEKRFSDFKRCADEECSMLLCRGKALEDFSGPDCRFLSFKKSETIYVYYKLSGRRADMWAGSVGSVFGYFPKDLLAVNHIYTDKEFEIPTEETDFVCFDTGYDKFDNYNLDLLLGSSPEESDSKDAPEQIQAAQEETRPSADEAADGKKQTEHHDNSEDLDEVPDDQSASLPELELDGETESPSAMLDANDRTAEDTELVESVLESVSEGNEAKDTESEVESVAKVEAVSENERVSISERAQIPRLKTNLGTTYDAVTSDEETTKNVTPYEEEESEHEENPEEDTDVKAETPLLSFSEETVNTPASDSLKQHESPPTPHQDIPETAEGKNVWSSIGDAVFSVVTGGETTAHNLSSEEDEDDEDQEEDAASKSFEEAKKSVELPKWPENIEPVLQDPPSSTVQTESKETNSDSEKLSVDVDDESDGEVVGPEEVREETLKPTQTNTKPVDPIVQDDTSAVPEALKSDLRTADEPIEHKDEEEEVSEDSEADDDYAGVRDSSFALEHKEDLDDEVAENKSVTHQELDSTETETLQNPSTEETQPENPHVKDDEKPVDASLPNQVRDRLIRDLKSQNSQPELSVEEPEIHEELLTEELEDEVDTEKKEEEREELLEDENALSPSQWNDTESEEPSPETTLPTEYSDSVLRLTLLRDHFTEENMERVQKLLGLNNLFKVEAMFSDLDTELQVTRLSHTGTTQDIENALEGILEASETTILDEIEKMLDSQGTKHNYDKHMDTSTMDEETEILDEFQELAFSLRQKYSTASDSTPLAREKESDVDQDEHELKVKDETPRVVEEDKFDSVPEAESEDNLTVTDHDERPAETKEERIVLDEIHGGPDVSVEEDGGGHFNKNKDNQPSFRASEEMQKIPQATLENPLDMGLGNTKFEHSPSGSLESMEPVTDIHQEEVGLFSTGMVYTGCILSMIKSKIEEWTVVIISLLPEEWKPGETLFGCPWEAVVITALVGVVTFTLFFWRTVLAVKKREYLVDEKRLTEQIQALKKEKSDALTKMSELQKQTEQMKERQKQSKEAVSSTKKKMQDLENKVLEAETLNANIAEEKDKYAKLLEEEKANSLLNETRIEKLEKSNEKLQLSRKKIQEALAKTTVHLDEAKIREDARNAQHKGLQKDYAALKEENKTLMATIKSWEDKHKELNEQIKVYQKSQKELEDSVVLKDHNVEVLSELLADLDACDSQKGDAKLLANGEVAPDKKTVIKNRIKQMMDVSRVQTTLTVVEEERDRFMTKLLNEEKTRKTLEEQHQELEHAIATLKSDKSHVENQFKILQQKNEIMVEMYQQKENALQQRLTKEELERRSKENMLSEVGGKAVEAEEQVKVLRQRINEMEEQMKKTEEVYKEQIKEQENKTHSNWVNARNAERALNQEKLESSKLREKLAVLTSQLSERRAPLFRPNSGQPAGPRQGDSYGPSPVSGGAPSPPLMIEGPRRPPSAPVGRRIDPYGPRPPSDPHGRYPDNKHISGMDMMGPRSSSPANMDASTEAVDPQIKAEAEAEASTDSPEPGPGSFIASPIRDSPGPMVHGPPPGPGPHDQLLPPGPHSRLPPPGPYRPPRPGLYHLPPGPPPPHGPPLPANGHPGMPLPGPMGGEFGPRPTNGHAFHPRQGPGHGIDPRAPPPPHFRPPPPHHFGPMPPPHGVRGPVGPRPPIPPDMRFPGPRDHTSPPMNLPPGVPPHLAHGDAYGQAPPDALQNSAGAHSGPRQDLHMKQEAPQDSARPAMVKP from the exons ATGGCAGCAAAACACTTCTACCGACAAGgctttttattacttttatttaacTTCATTTCAACCGCGGCCTTGGAAAAGCGGTTCTCCGACTTTAAAAGATGCGCCGATGAGGAGTGCAGCA TGCTTCTGTGTCGGGGGAAAGCTCTGGAAGATTTCTCAGGACCAGACTGTCGCTTCCTGTCTTTCAAGAAATCAGAAACTATCTATGTATACTACAAGCTGTCGGGCAGAAGGGCCGACATGTGGGCCGGAAGT GTTGGAAGTGTCTTTGGATATTTCCCAAAGGACCTTCTTGCAGTTAACCACATTTATACCGACAAAGAATTTGAAATCCCAACAGAG GAAAcagattttgtctgttttgacaCTGGATACGATAAGTTTGACAATTACAACCTAGATTTACTGTTAGGCTCTTCACCGGAGGAGAGTGACAGTAAGGACGCACCTGAACAGATCCAAGCTGCACAGGAAGAAACACGGCCATCAGCAGACGAGGCGGCTGAcggcaaaaaacaaacagagcatcaCGATAACTCTGAGGATCTTGATGAAGTCCCGGATGATCAAAGTGCCTCTTTACCTGAACTTGAACTTGATGGGGAAACTGAATCACCTTCTGCAATGCTTGATGCGAATGACAGAACTGCAGAAGACACAGAACTTGTAGAGTCTGTTCTTGAAAGTGTGTCAGAAGGGAATGAAGCCAAAGATACAGAATCTGAAGTGGAATCTGTGGCCAAAGTTGAAGCTGTTTCAGAAAACGAGCGAGTCTCGATTTCTGAAAGAGCGCAAATCCCTCGGCTAAAAACTAATCTTGGAACAACTTACGATGCTGTCACCAGCGATGAAGAAACCACCAAGAATGTTACTCCgtatgaagaggaggagagcgagcaCGAGGAGAATCCTGAAGAGGACACTGACGTTAAAGCAGAAACTCCATTGCTGTCATTCTCTGAAGAAACAGTGAACACTCCAGCATCCGATTCCCTCAAACAGCACGAAAGTCCTCCAACACCACATCAAGATATACCAGAGACTGCGGAGGGGAAGAACGTGTGGTCATCAATTGGAGATGCAGTTTTTTCAGTTGTCACTGGGGGAGAGACGACGGCACACAATTTGAGTTCGGAGGAAGACGAAGATGACGAGGATCAGGAAGAAGATGCTGCTTCAAAGAGTTTTGAGGAAGCAAAGAAATCAGTAGAACTTCCCAAATGGCCAGAGAACATAGAGCCAGTTCTTCAAGATCCTCCCTCCAGCACTGTACAAACAGAaagtaaagaaacaaacagcGACTCTGAGAAACTCTCagttgatgttgatgatgagaGTGATGGAGAAGTGGTCGGGCCTGAGGAGGTCAGGGAGGAAACATTaaaaccaacacaaacaaatacaaaaccaGTGGATCCAATAGTACAAGATGATACTTCTGCCGTTCCTGAGGCTCTAAAATCAGATCTTAGAACAGCAGATGAACCCATTGAGCACaaagacgaagaggaggaagtgtcCGAAGATTCAGAGGCTGATGATGATTATGCAGGCGTGCGTGACAGCAGCTTTGCATTGGAGCATAAAGAGGATCTTGATGATGAAGTAGCAGAAAACAAATCAGTGACCCATCAAGAGTTAGACAgtactgaaactgaaacactaCAGAACCCGTCCACTGAGGAGACGCAGCCAGAGAATCCACATGTCAAAGATGATGAGAAGCCAGTAGATGCCAGCCTACCCAATCAGGTCCGTGACCGTTTAATAAGAGATTTAAAGAGTCAGAACAGTCAACCAGAGTTATCTGTGGAGGAACCAGAGATTCACGAGGAACTCCTTACAGAGGAGCTGGAAGATGAGGTGGatacagagaaaaaggaggaggagagggaagagttACTTGAAGATGAAAATGCACTTTCTCCCTCGCAGTGGAACGACACAGAATCCGAGGAACCCTCACCTGAAACAACCCTCCCCACGGAGTACAGCGACAGCGTGCTGAGACTGACTCTGCTGCGAGACCACTTCACAGAGGAGAACATGGAGCGGGTCCAGAAGCTTCTGGGGCTCAACAATCTCTTCAAAGTGGAGGCCATGTTCTCTGACTTGGACACAGAATTGCAGGTTACCCGTCTGTCACACACTGGTACGACGCAAGACATTGAAAATGCCCTGGAGGGCATCCTGGAAGCATCTGAGACCACTATCCTGGATGAGATTGAGAAGATGCTGGACAGCCAGGGCACAAAGCACAATTATGACAAACATATGGACACAAGTACTATGGATGAAGAGACTGAAATACTAGATGAATTCCAGGAGCTTGCATTCAGCCTGCGACAGAAATATTCAACAGCCAGTGACAGTACGCCCTTGGCAAGAGAGAAGGAGTCAGATGTTGACCAAG ATGAACatgaattaaaagtaaaagatgAAACGCCCCGCGTCGTTGAAGAAGACAAGTTCGACAGCGTCCCTGAGGCCGAGAGCGAGGACAACCTCACAGTAACAGATCACGACGAAAGGCCAGCGGAGACTAAAGAAGAGCGGATAGTTCTGGATGAGATACACGGTGGACCAGAcgtcagtgtggaggaggacGGCGGCGGACACTTTAATAAGAACAAAGACAATCAGCCGAGCTTCAGAGCCTCAGAGGAGATGCAGAAAATACCTCAAGCCACCCTGGAAAATCCCTTAGACATGGGCCTTGGCAACACCAAGTTTGAGCACTCGCCCTCAG GCTCTTTGGAATCCATGGAACCAGTGACTGATATTCACCAAGAAGAAGTGGGATTATTCTCAACTGGAATGGTTTACACGGGCTGCATCCTTTCGATGATCAAGAGTAAAATTGAGGAGTGGACCGTTGTG ATTATTTCGCTACTGCCAGAGGAGTGGAAGCCAGGGGAAACCTTGTTTGGCTGTCCCTGGGAAGCTGTTGTCATCACTGCTTTGGTTGGAGTAGTGACcttcaccctcttcttctgGAGGACCGTGTTGGCA GTGAAGAAAAGAGAATATCTTG TGGATGAAAAAAGGCTGACAGAACAAATTCAGGCACTCAAAAAAGAGAAGAGTGATGCTCTCACCAAAATGTCTGAGCTCCAGAAACAG ACTgagcaaatgaaagaaaggcAAAAGCAGTCAAAGGAAGCAGTTAGCAGTACAAAGAAAAAGATGCAAGATCTGGAG AATAAAGTTTTGGaggcagaaacactgaatgctAACATCGCAGAGGAAAAGGACAAATACGCAAAACTGCTCGAGGAAGAGAAGGCAAACTCTCTGCTCAATGAAACGAGG atcgAGAAATTGGAGAAGTCAAACGAGAAGCTACAGCTCAGCAGGAAGAAGATTCAGGAAGCTCTGGCTAAG ACCACCGTCCACCTTGACGAGGCCAAGATTCGGGAAGACGCCCGAAACGCTCAGCACAAAGGTCTTCAGAAAGATTATGCAGCgctaaaagaagaaaataaaacg CTTATGGCGACTATTAAGAGCTGggaggacaaacacaaggaGCTGAACGAGCAGATTAAAGTCTATCAGAAGTCCCAGAAAGAGCTGGAGGACTCTGTGGTGCTCAAAGACCACAATGTGGAG GTGCTCTCTGAACTCCTGGCAGACCTCGACGCTTGTGATTCACAAAAAGGCGACGCCAAACTTTTAGCGAACGGAGAAGTCGCACCTG acaagaagacagtcATAAAGAACCGGATCAAACAGATGATGGATGTTTCTCGG GTTCAGACCACTCTCACTGTTGTTGAAGAGGAGCGCGATCGCTTCATGACCAAACTGCTGAATGAAGAAAAGACTAGAAAAACACTGGAAG AACAACATCAGGAGCTGGAGCATGCCATCGCAACCCTAAAAAGTGACAAGAGCCACGTTGAAAACCAGTTTAAGAtcctgcagcagaaaaatgaaatcatggTTGAAATGTATCAGCAGAAGGAAAACGCTCTGCAGCA GAGATTAACCAAGGAAGAGTTGGAGCGACGCAGCAAAGAGAATATGCTGTCTGAGGTGGGAGGGAAGgctgtggaggcagaggagcaggtTAAAGTCTTGAGGCAGCGCATCAATGAAATGGAGGAGCAGATGAAGAAGACCGAGGAAGTCTATAAAGAGCAG ataaaagaacaggaaaacaaaactcacTCAAACTGG GTAAACGCTCGTAACGCTGAGCGAGCTCTGAATCAGGAGAAGCTTGAATCGTCGAAGCTCCGTGAAAA ACTGGCTGTTCTGACCTCCCAGCTGAGTGAGCGCCGCGCCCCCCTCTTCAGACCGAACTCTGGACAACCTGCAGGCCCTCGCCAAG GTGACTCATACGGGCCCTCTCCTGTGAGTGGGGGTGCACCATCCCCTCCGTTAATGATAGAGGGTCCCAGACGCCCTCCTTCGGCCCCAGTGGGGCGAAGAATTGACCCGTATG GTCCTCGACCTCCATCAGACCCACATGGTCGTTACCCTGACAACAAACACATCTCTGGGATGG ACATGATGGGCCCCCGTAGCTCCTCGCCTGCCAACATGGACGCATCT acagaagcagtAGATCCACAGATTAAAGCAGAGGCCGAGGCTGAGGCCTCCACAGACAGTCCAGAGCCA GGTCCTGGATCCTTCATAGCGTCTCCAATCAGGGATTCTCCAGGTCCCATGGTCCACGGTCCTCCCCCCGGCCCCGGACCCCATGACCAGCTCCTCCCTCCTGGACCCCACAGCCGTTTGCCACCTCCTGGACCCTACAGACCTCCACGACCCGGCCTCTACCACCTCCCACcagggcctcctcctcctcatgggCCTCCACTACCAGCCAATGGACACCCAGGCATGCCCCTGCCTGGACCAATGGGAGGAGAGTTTGGACCCCGACCCACCAACGGACATGCATTCCACCCAAGACAAGGCCCCGGACACGGCATTGATCCTCGAGCTCCACCGCCGCCACACTTCCGTCCCCCTCCGCCTCATCACTTTGGACCTATGCCTCCGCCGCACG GCGTCCGTGGACCTGTGGGACCGCGTCCACCCATCCCTCCTGACATGCGCTTCCCAGGACCGCGTGATCACACCAGCCCACCAATGAATCTGCCTCCAGGTGTCCCTCCCCATCTTGCACACGGTGATGCTTATGGCCAGGCTCCGCCCGATGCCCTCCAGAACTCAGCGGGAGCTCACTCCGGCCCTCGACAGGACCTGCATATGAAACAGGAGGCCCCTCAGGACTCAGCGAGGCCAGCGATGGTCAAGCCTTAA
- the mia3 gene encoding transport and Golgi organization protein 1 homolog isoform X1 — protein sequence MAAKHFYRQGFLLLLFNFISTAALEKRFSDFKRCADEECSMLLCRGKALEDFSGPDCRFLSFKKSETIYVYYKLSGRRADMWAGSVGSVFGYFPKDLLAVNHIYTDKEFEIPTEETDFVCFDTGYDKFDNYNLDLLLGSSPEESDSKDAPEQIQAAQEETRPSADEAADGKKQTEHHDNSEDLDEVPDDQSASLPELELDGETESPSAMLDANDRTAEDTELVESVLESVSEGNEAKDTESEVESVAKVEAVSENERVSISERAQIPRLKTNLGTTYDAVTSDEETTKNVTPYEEEESEHEENPEEDTDVKAETPLLSFSEETVNTPASDSLKQHESPPTPHQDIPETAEGKNVWSSIGDAVFSVVTGGETTAHNLSSEEDEDDEDQEEDAASKSFEEAKKSVELPKWPENIEPVLQDPPSSTVQTESKETNSDSEKLSVDVDDESDGEVVGPEEVREETLKPTQTNTKPVDPIVQDDTSAVPEALKSDLRTADEPIEHKDEEEEVSEDSEADDDYAGVRDSSFALEHKEDLDDEVAENKSVTHQELDSTETETLQNPSTEETQPENPHVKDDEKPVDASLPNQVRDRLIRDLKSQNSQPELSVEEPEIHEELLTEELEDEVDTEKKEEEREELLEDENALSPSQWNDTESEEPSPETTLPTEYSDSVLRLTLLRDHFTEENMERVQKLLGLNNLFKVEAMFSDLDTELQVTRLSHTGTTQDIENALEGILEASETTILDEIEKMLDSQGTKHNYDKHMDTSTMDEETEILDEFQELAFSLRQKYSTASDSTPLAREKESDVDQDEHELKVKDETPRVVEEDKFDSVPEAESEDNLTVTDHDERPAETKEERIVLDEIHGGPDVSVEEDGGGHFNKNKDNQPSFRASEEMQKIPQATLENPLDMGLGNTKFEHSPSGSLESMEPVTDIHQEEVGLFSTGMVYTGCILSMIKSKIEEWTVVIISLLPEEWKPGETLFGCPWEAVVITALVGVVTFTLFFWRTVLAVKKREYLVDEKRLTEQIQALKKEKSDALTKMSELQKQTEQMKERQKQSKEAVSSTKKKMQDLENKVLEAETLNANIAEEKDKYAKLLEEEKANSLLNETRIEKLEKSNEKLQLSRKKIQEALAKTTVHLDEAKIREDARNAQHKGLQKDYAALKEENKTLMATIKSWEDKHKELNEQIKVYQKSQKELEDSVVLKDHNVEVLSELLADLDACDSQKGDAKLLANGEVAPDKKTVIKNRIKQMMDVSRVQTTLTVVEEERDRFMTKLLNEEKTRKTLEEQHQELEHAIATLKSDKSHVENQFKILQQKNEIMVEMYQQKENALQQRLTKEELERRSKENMLSEVGGKAVEAEEQVKVLRQRINEMEEQMKKTEEVYKEQIKEQENKTHSNWVNARNAERALNQEKLESSKLREKLAVLTSQLSERRAPLFRPNSGQPAGPRQGDSYGPSPVSGGAPSPPLMIEGPRRPPSAPVGRRIDPYGPRPPSDPHGRYPDNKHISGMDMMGPRSSSPANMDASGPGSFIASPIRDSPGPMVHGPPPGPGPHDQLLPPGPHSRLPPPGPYRPPRPGLYHLPPGPPPPHGPPLPANGHPGMPLPGPMGGEFGPRPTNGHAFHPRQGPGHGIDPRAPPPPHFRPPPPHHFGPMPPPHGVRGPVGPRPPIPPDMRFPGPRDHTSPPMNLPPGVPPHLAHGDAYGQAPPDALQNSAGAHSGPRQDLHMKQEAPQDSARPAMVKP from the exons ATGGCAGCAAAACACTTCTACCGACAAGgctttttattacttttatttaacTTCATTTCAACCGCGGCCTTGGAAAAGCGGTTCTCCGACTTTAAAAGATGCGCCGATGAGGAGTGCAGCA TGCTTCTGTGTCGGGGGAAAGCTCTGGAAGATTTCTCAGGACCAGACTGTCGCTTCCTGTCTTTCAAGAAATCAGAAACTATCTATGTATACTACAAGCTGTCGGGCAGAAGGGCCGACATGTGGGCCGGAAGT GTTGGAAGTGTCTTTGGATATTTCCCAAAGGACCTTCTTGCAGTTAACCACATTTATACCGACAAAGAATTTGAAATCCCAACAGAG GAAAcagattttgtctgttttgacaCTGGATACGATAAGTTTGACAATTACAACCTAGATTTACTGTTAGGCTCTTCACCGGAGGAGAGTGACAGTAAGGACGCACCTGAACAGATCCAAGCTGCACAGGAAGAAACACGGCCATCAGCAGACGAGGCGGCTGAcggcaaaaaacaaacagagcatcaCGATAACTCTGAGGATCTTGATGAAGTCCCGGATGATCAAAGTGCCTCTTTACCTGAACTTGAACTTGATGGGGAAACTGAATCACCTTCTGCAATGCTTGATGCGAATGACAGAACTGCAGAAGACACAGAACTTGTAGAGTCTGTTCTTGAAAGTGTGTCAGAAGGGAATGAAGCCAAAGATACAGAATCTGAAGTGGAATCTGTGGCCAAAGTTGAAGCTGTTTCAGAAAACGAGCGAGTCTCGATTTCTGAAAGAGCGCAAATCCCTCGGCTAAAAACTAATCTTGGAACAACTTACGATGCTGTCACCAGCGATGAAGAAACCACCAAGAATGTTACTCCgtatgaagaggaggagagcgagcaCGAGGAGAATCCTGAAGAGGACACTGACGTTAAAGCAGAAACTCCATTGCTGTCATTCTCTGAAGAAACAGTGAACACTCCAGCATCCGATTCCCTCAAACAGCACGAAAGTCCTCCAACACCACATCAAGATATACCAGAGACTGCGGAGGGGAAGAACGTGTGGTCATCAATTGGAGATGCAGTTTTTTCAGTTGTCACTGGGGGAGAGACGACGGCACACAATTTGAGTTCGGAGGAAGACGAAGATGACGAGGATCAGGAAGAAGATGCTGCTTCAAAGAGTTTTGAGGAAGCAAAGAAATCAGTAGAACTTCCCAAATGGCCAGAGAACATAGAGCCAGTTCTTCAAGATCCTCCCTCCAGCACTGTACAAACAGAaagtaaagaaacaaacagcGACTCTGAGAAACTCTCagttgatgttgatgatgagaGTGATGGAGAAGTGGTCGGGCCTGAGGAGGTCAGGGAGGAAACATTaaaaccaacacaaacaaatacaaaaccaGTGGATCCAATAGTACAAGATGATACTTCTGCCGTTCCTGAGGCTCTAAAATCAGATCTTAGAACAGCAGATGAACCCATTGAGCACaaagacgaagaggaggaagtgtcCGAAGATTCAGAGGCTGATGATGATTATGCAGGCGTGCGTGACAGCAGCTTTGCATTGGAGCATAAAGAGGATCTTGATGATGAAGTAGCAGAAAACAAATCAGTGACCCATCAAGAGTTAGACAgtactgaaactgaaacactaCAGAACCCGTCCACTGAGGAGACGCAGCCAGAGAATCCACATGTCAAAGATGATGAGAAGCCAGTAGATGCCAGCCTACCCAATCAGGTCCGTGACCGTTTAATAAGAGATTTAAAGAGTCAGAACAGTCAACCAGAGTTATCTGTGGAGGAACCAGAGATTCACGAGGAACTCCTTACAGAGGAGCTGGAAGATGAGGTGGatacagagaaaaaggaggaggagagggaagagttACTTGAAGATGAAAATGCACTTTCTCCCTCGCAGTGGAACGACACAGAATCCGAGGAACCCTCACCTGAAACAACCCTCCCCACGGAGTACAGCGACAGCGTGCTGAGACTGACTCTGCTGCGAGACCACTTCACAGAGGAGAACATGGAGCGGGTCCAGAAGCTTCTGGGGCTCAACAATCTCTTCAAAGTGGAGGCCATGTTCTCTGACTTGGACACAGAATTGCAGGTTACCCGTCTGTCACACACTGGTACGACGCAAGACATTGAAAATGCCCTGGAGGGCATCCTGGAAGCATCTGAGACCACTATCCTGGATGAGATTGAGAAGATGCTGGACAGCCAGGGCACAAAGCACAATTATGACAAACATATGGACACAAGTACTATGGATGAAGAGACTGAAATACTAGATGAATTCCAGGAGCTTGCATTCAGCCTGCGACAGAAATATTCAACAGCCAGTGACAGTACGCCCTTGGCAAGAGAGAAGGAGTCAGATGTTGACCAAG ATGAACatgaattaaaagtaaaagatgAAACGCCCCGCGTCGTTGAAGAAGACAAGTTCGACAGCGTCCCTGAGGCCGAGAGCGAGGACAACCTCACAGTAACAGATCACGACGAAAGGCCAGCGGAGACTAAAGAAGAGCGGATAGTTCTGGATGAGATACACGGTGGACCAGAcgtcagtgtggaggaggacGGCGGCGGACACTTTAATAAGAACAAAGACAATCAGCCGAGCTTCAGAGCCTCAGAGGAGATGCAGAAAATACCTCAAGCCACCCTGGAAAATCCCTTAGACATGGGCCTTGGCAACACCAAGTTTGAGCACTCGCCCTCAG GCTCTTTGGAATCCATGGAACCAGTGACTGATATTCACCAAGAAGAAGTGGGATTATTCTCAACTGGAATGGTTTACACGGGCTGCATCCTTTCGATGATCAAGAGTAAAATTGAGGAGTGGACCGTTGTG ATTATTTCGCTACTGCCAGAGGAGTGGAAGCCAGGGGAAACCTTGTTTGGCTGTCCCTGGGAAGCTGTTGTCATCACTGCTTTGGTTGGAGTAGTGACcttcaccctcttcttctgGAGGACCGTGTTGGCA GTGAAGAAAAGAGAATATCTTG TGGATGAAAAAAGGCTGACAGAACAAATTCAGGCACTCAAAAAAGAGAAGAGTGATGCTCTCACCAAAATGTCTGAGCTCCAGAAACAG ACTgagcaaatgaaagaaaggcAAAAGCAGTCAAAGGAAGCAGTTAGCAGTACAAAGAAAAAGATGCAAGATCTGGAG AATAAAGTTTTGGaggcagaaacactgaatgctAACATCGCAGAGGAAAAGGACAAATACGCAAAACTGCTCGAGGAAGAGAAGGCAAACTCTCTGCTCAATGAAACGAGG atcgAGAAATTGGAGAAGTCAAACGAGAAGCTACAGCTCAGCAGGAAGAAGATTCAGGAAGCTCTGGCTAAG ACCACCGTCCACCTTGACGAGGCCAAGATTCGGGAAGACGCCCGAAACGCTCAGCACAAAGGTCTTCAGAAAGATTATGCAGCgctaaaagaagaaaataaaacg CTTATGGCGACTATTAAGAGCTGggaggacaaacacaaggaGCTGAACGAGCAGATTAAAGTCTATCAGAAGTCCCAGAAAGAGCTGGAGGACTCTGTGGTGCTCAAAGACCACAATGTGGAG GTGCTCTCTGAACTCCTGGCAGACCTCGACGCTTGTGATTCACAAAAAGGCGACGCCAAACTTTTAGCGAACGGAGAAGTCGCACCTG acaagaagacagtcATAAAGAACCGGATCAAACAGATGATGGATGTTTCTCGG GTTCAGACCACTCTCACTGTTGTTGAAGAGGAGCGCGATCGCTTCATGACCAAACTGCTGAATGAAGAAAAGACTAGAAAAACACTGGAAG AACAACATCAGGAGCTGGAGCATGCCATCGCAACCCTAAAAAGTGACAAGAGCCACGTTGAAAACCAGTTTAAGAtcctgcagcagaaaaatgaaatcatggTTGAAATGTATCAGCAGAAGGAAAACGCTCTGCAGCA GAGATTAACCAAGGAAGAGTTGGAGCGACGCAGCAAAGAGAATATGCTGTCTGAGGTGGGAGGGAAGgctgtggaggcagaggagcaggtTAAAGTCTTGAGGCAGCGCATCAATGAAATGGAGGAGCAGATGAAGAAGACCGAGGAAGTCTATAAAGAGCAG ataaaagaacaggaaaacaaaactcacTCAAACTGG GTAAACGCTCGTAACGCTGAGCGAGCTCTGAATCAGGAGAAGCTTGAATCGTCGAAGCTCCGTGAAAA ACTGGCTGTTCTGACCTCCCAGCTGAGTGAGCGCCGCGCCCCCCTCTTCAGACCGAACTCTGGACAACCTGCAGGCCCTCGCCAAG GTGACTCATACGGGCCCTCTCCTGTGAGTGGGGGTGCACCATCCCCTCCGTTAATGATAGAGGGTCCCAGACGCCCTCCTTCGGCCCCAGTGGGGCGAAGAATTGACCCGTATG GTCCTCGACCTCCATCAGACCCACATGGTCGTTACCCTGACAACAAACACATCTCTGGGATGG ACATGATGGGCCCCCGTAGCTCCTCGCCTGCCAACATGGACGCATCT GGTCCTGGATCCTTCATAGCGTCTCCAATCAGGGATTCTCCAGGTCCCATGGTCCACGGTCCTCCCCCCGGCCCCGGACCCCATGACCAGCTCCTCCCTCCTGGACCCCACAGCCGTTTGCCACCTCCTGGACCCTACAGACCTCCACGACCCGGCCTCTACCACCTCCCACcagggcctcctcctcctcatgggCCTCCACTACCAGCCAATGGACACCCAGGCATGCCCCTGCCTGGACCAATGGGAGGAGAGTTTGGACCCCGACCCACCAACGGACATGCATTCCACCCAAGACAAGGCCCCGGACACGGCATTGATCCTCGAGCTCCACCGCCGCCACACTTCCGTCCCCCTCCGCCTCATCACTTTGGACCTATGCCTCCGCCGCACG GCGTCCGTGGACCTGTGGGACCGCGTCCACCCATCCCTCCTGACATGCGCTTCCCAGGACCGCGTGATCACACCAGCCCACCAATGAATCTGCCTCCAGGTGTCCCTCCCCATCTTGCACACGGTGATGCTTATGGCCAGGCTCCGCCCGATGCCCTCCAGAACTCAGCGGGAGCTCACTCCGGCCCTCGACAGGACCTGCATATGAAACAGGAGGCCCCTCAGGACTCAGCGAGGCCAGCGATGGTCAAGCCTTAA